From the genome of Ctenopharyngodon idella isolate HZGC_01 chromosome 23, HZGC01, whole genome shotgun sequence, one region includes:
- the LOC127505966 gene encoding suppressor of cytokine signaling 6: MKKISLKTIRKSLNIKGKEDGDFVMLQQPSLAAEFTKDDSLFGGCYTKGLVGCDLNGEDEKGHKNRSKSESLMGTLKRRLSTKQKAKVKGGSAAVGSGDDDDTFSSSSVPISFNEVKAQRPLRSSSLRSHHYSPSPWPFRPVSSEEACIKMEVKVKAMVHSPNPSPSLNGIRKEFHDIQLEGLFQDQSESLKDMETQSGNLHLNIEDHVPIGLTPQDYIQYTMPLDEGMYPDSSQSFCLDGPSPMEVVDQVESDSLHVDQGPDDHDLMPPEILMEQAVNGHLPGTPAMVLSNSRADTPLFSPSLSPLSTNDIPRTLSRFSGADSHVVERVRHHLNFDPNSAPGVSRVYDSFQTSGPMVVTSLTEELKKLAKQGWYWGPITRWEAEEKLINLPDGSFLVRDSSDDRYLLSLSFRSQGKTLHTRIEHSNGRFSFYEQPDIEGHTSIVDLIEHSIKDSENGAFCYSRSRLPGSATYPVRLTNPVSRFMQVRSLQYLCRFVIRQYTRIDLIQKLPLPNKMKDYLQEKHY; this comes from the coding sequence ATGAAGAAGATCAGTCTGAAGACGATCAGAAAGTCACTGAACATAAAGGGCAAAGAAGATGGGGATTTTGTCATGCTTCAGCAGCCATCTTTAGCGGCTGAGTTCACCAAGGATGACTCTCTCTTTGGAGGCTGTTACACCAAAGGGCTGGTAGGTTGTGATCTTAATGGGGAGGATGAGAAGGGTCATAAGAACCGATCGAAGAGCGAGAGTCTTATGGGCACTCTAAAGAGGAGACTGTCTACCAAACAGAAAGCGAAAGTCAAAGGAGGGTCCGCTGCAGTAGGCTCTGGAGATGATGATGACACTTTCTCTTCCTCGTCGGTCCCGATAAGCTTTAATGAAGTCAAAGCCCAGCGGCCCTTAAGATCCTCATCCCTCCGAAGCCATCATTACAGCCCTTCTCCGTGGCCTTTCCGGCCCGTCAGCTCCGAGGAGGCTTGCATCAAGATGGAGGTGAAGGTCAAAGCTATGGTCCACTCCCCCAACCCCAGTCCCTCCCTCAATGGCATCAGAAAAGAGTTCCATGACATCCAATTAGAAGGTCTGTTCCAGGATCAGAGCGAGTCTCTGAAGGACATGGAGACTCAAAGTGGCAACTTGCATTTGAACATTGAGGATCACGTGCCTATTGGACTTACACCTCAGGACTACATCCAGTACACAATGCCTTTAGATGAGGGAATGTACCCAGATTCGTCCCAGTCCTTCTGCTTAGATGGCCCCTCACCAATGGAAGTGGTTGATCAGGTTGAATCTGATTCGCTGCACGTGGACCAGGGCCCAGATGACCACGATCTCATGCCGCCGGAAATTCTCATGGAGCAGGCGGTGAACGGACACCTTCCCGGTACTCCGGCGATGGTCCTTTCCAATTCCAGAGCTGACACACCTTTATTTTCTCCTTCACTATCACCTCTTTCCACCAACGATATTCCAAGGACCCTCTCCAGGTTCAGTGGTGCAGACTCTCATGTTGTCGAGAGAGTAAGGCATCACCTGAACTTTGACCCCAATTCCGCTCCCGGTGTTAGCAGGGTGTACGATTCTTTTCAAACCAGCGGACCCATGGTTGTAACAAGCCTTACGGAGGAACTTAAAAAACTGGCCAAGCAGGGTTGGTACTGGGGACCTATAACGCGATGGGAGGCAGAGGAGAAGCTCATCAACCTTCCAGATGGTTCTTTTTTGGTGAGGGACAGTTCAGACGATCGCTATCTCCTCAGCTTGAGCTTTCGGTCACAGGGAAAGACGCTTCACACCAGGATCGAACACTCGAATGGCAGATTTAGCTTTTACGAGCAGCCCGACATAGAAGGTCACACTTCCATTGTAGATCTCATCGAGCACTCTATAAAAGACTCAGAAAATGGCGCGTTCTGTTACTCCAGATCCCGCCTGCCGGGGTCCGCCACGTACCCAGTTCGGTTGACCAATCCCGTTTCGCGGTTCATGCAAGTCCGTTCGCTGCAATATCTTTGCCGCTTCGTCATCCGACAGTACACACGGATAGATCTGATTCAGAAACTGCCTTTACCAAACAAAATGAAAGATTATTTGCAGGAGAAGCACTACTGA